The Centroberyx gerrardi isolate f3 chromosome 24, fCenGer3.hap1.cur.20231027, whole genome shotgun sequence genome includes a region encoding these proteins:
- the strip2 gene encoding striatin-interacting protein 1 homolog: MQAEEMEVPIINNINGNGDRQRPKGKDVFKEQQKESESSMESPNLEFEYGDTDSLTAELSELYSYTEEPEFALNRDYFEEDFRSHVRGRRWIELTAEEQRAYVMRLLDALEVTDRDKRLKVARAILYLAQGVFDECDTDVDVLHWSRHNVFLLYDMGIFTALLELLSMEIDNSQACSSAVRKPAISLADSTELRVLLSIMYLMVETIRVQTEDDRPEWRTAREAFKTELGSPLCSGEPFALLLFTMVTKFCSMNAPHFPMKKVLLLLWKTILFTLGGFEELQELKVRGRERLNLPPLPEDSIKVVRAMRAASPPASAMELIEQQQQQKRGRRSRRSAFVDSLEGDSPFPKKQPLVKQDSLDTYNERDPFKNDDARDEEEDPEDADSGIEGEVDPLDRDVIIQPPPPPPPLRPPTERVNFPKGLPWAPKVREKDIEHFLETSRNKFIGFTLGNDTETLVGLPRPIHESVKTLKQHKYVSIAEVQIKREEDLQQCPMTLGEEEVEETPAEMLYLGMLPNLSQYVIALLKLLLAAAPTSKAKTDSINILADVLPEEMPITVLQSMKLGIDVNRHKEIIVKAISALLLLLLKHFKLNHIYQFEIVSQHLVFANCIPLILKFFNQNIMSYISAKNSICVLDFPHCVVHEMPELTAESLEAGDSNQFCWRNLFSCINLLRILNKLTKWKHSRTMMLVVFKSAPILKRALKVKQAMMQLYVLKLLKIQTKYLGRQWRKSNMKTMSAIYQKVRHRLNDDWAYGNDIDARPWDFQAEECALRESIEKFNSRRYDKNQNGEFAPVDNCLQSVLGQRVELPEDFHYSYEMWLEREVFSQPIQWEGLLQKP, translated from the exons ATGCAGGCGGAGGAAATGGAGGTACCTATCATTAATAACATTAACGGTAACGGCGACAGACAGAGACCGAAAGGGAAAGATGTGTTCAAGGAGCAGCAGAAGGAGTCGGAG AGCTCCATGGAGTCTCCCAACCTGGAGTTTGAGTATGGGGACACGGACAGCCTGACCGCCGAGCTTTCAG AGCTCTACAGTTACACAGAGGAACCAGAGTTTGCACTCAACAGAGACTACTTTGAAGAGGACTTCAGGAGCcatg TCCGGGGCCGGAGGTGGATCGAGCTGACGGCGGAGGAGCAGAGGGCCTACGTGATGAGGCTGCTGGACGCCCTGGAGGTGACGGACAGGGACAAGAGGCTGAAGGTGGCCCGGGCCATCCTCTACCTGGCACAGG GAGTGTTTGATGAGTGTGACACAGACGTGGACGTGCTCCACTGGTCCAGACACAACGTCTTCCTGCTCTACGACATGGGCATCTTCACGGCcctgctggagctgctcagcaTGGAGATCGA taacaGCCAGGCGTGCAGCAGTGCGGTGAGGAAGCCTGCCATCTCCCTTGCAGACAGCACAGAACTCAG GGTGTTACTGAGCATCATGTACCTGATGGTGGAGACCATTCGTGTTCAAACAGAAGACGACAGACCAGAGTGGAGAACAGCCAGGGAGGCCTTCAAGACTgagctag GTTCTCCTCTGTGCAGCGGAGAGCCCTTCGCCCTGCTGCTCTTCACCATGGTGACCAAGTTCTGCAGCATGAATGCCCCGCACTTCCCCATGAAGAAAGTACTCCTGCTGCTCTGGAAGACCATACTG TTCACCCTGGGGGGGTtcgaggagctgcaggagctgaagGTTCGGGGCCGGGAGCGTCTGAACCTGCCTCCCCTGCCTGAGGACAGCATCAAGGTGGTCCGGGCCATGAGAGCCGCCTCGCCCCCGGCCTCCGCCATGGAGCTCAtcgaacagcagcagcagcagaagagaggccgccgcagccgcagg AGTGCCTTTGTTGATAGCTTGGAAGGAGACAGTCCCTTTCCCAAGAAGCAG CCCCTGGTCAAGCAGGACAGCCTGGACACGTACAACGAGCGGGACCCCTTCAAGAACGACGACGCCCGCGACGAGGAGGAGGACCCAGAGGACGCGGACAGCGGCATCGAGGGCGAGGTGGACCCCCTGGACCGTGATGTCATCATCCAGCCCCCTCCGCCTCCGCCCCCCCTCAGACCCCCCACGGAGAGGGTCAACTTCCCCAAGGGCCTTCCCTGGGCCCCTAAAGTCAG GGAGAAAGACATCGAGCACTTCCTAGAGACCAGTAGAAACAAGTTCATCGGCTTTACTCTGGGAAA TGACACTGAGACACTGGTGGGCTTGCCTAGACCCATCCATGAGAGCGTCAAGACTCTTAAACAG cacAAATATGTCTCCATTGCTGAGGTCCAGatcaagagagaggaggatctACAACAGTGTCCAATGACTCTG ggtgaggaggaggtggaggagacgCCGGCGGAGATGCTGTACCTGGGCATGCTTCCTAACCTCTCCCAGTATGTG ATTGCCCttctgaagctgctgctggccgcGGCCCCAACCTCCAAAGCCAAAACCGACTCTATTAACATCTTGGCTGATGTACTGCCTGAGGAGATGCC catCACCGTCCTGCAGAGCATGAAGCTGGGCATCGATGTGAACCGTCACAAGGAAATCATCGTCAAGGccatctctgctctgctgctgctgctgctcaaacACTTCAAACTCAACCACATCTATCag TTTGAGATCGTCTCCCAGCACCTGGTGTTTGCCAACTGCATCCCACTCATCCTCAAGTTCTTCAACCAGAACATCATGTCCTATATCAGTGCCAAAAACAG TATATGTGTGCTGGACTTCCCCCACTGTGTGGTCCATGAGATGCCTGAGCTCACAGCTGAAAGCCTG gAAGCGGGAGACAGCAACCAATTCTGCTGGAGGAATCTGTTCTCCTGCATCAACCTGCTGAGGATCCTTAACAAGCTGACCAAGTGGAAACACTCCAGGACCATG ATGCTGGTGGTGTTCAAGTCTGCCCCCATCCTGAAGAGAGCCCTGAAGGTGAAGCAGGCCATGATGCAGCTCTATGTCCTGAAGCTGCTCAAGATCCAGACCAAGTACCTGGGCCGCCAGTGGAGGAAGAGCAACATGAAGACCATGTCAGCCATCTACCAGAAGGTCCGCCACAGGCTCAATGACGACTGGGCGTACGGAAATG acATCGACGCGCGGCCGTGGGACTTCCAGGCGGAGGAGTGCGCCCTGCGGGAGAGCATCGAGAAGTTCAACAGCCGCCGCTACGACAAGAACCAGAACGGGGAGTTTGCCCCCGTGGACAACTGCCTGCAGAGCGTGCTGGGACAGCGCGTCGAGCTGCCCGAGGACTTCCACTACAGCTACGAGAtgtggctggagagagaggtcTTCTCCCAGCCCATCCAGTGGGAGGGACTGCTGCAGAAGCCGTGA